Proteins encoded in a region of the Podarcis muralis chromosome 2, rPodMur119.hap1.1, whole genome shotgun sequence genome:
- the EME1 gene encoding structure-specific endonuclease subunit EME1, whose protein sequence is MSPELGDSDDEELPTFDFLKQQPPSIKSVVQTPPLEENVVVLCSSDSEDSSVASPAWKKPRGSQDSARAPTCLKAIVQLSSESEEEEVIPLAERLKRKLLTSEPSSACPSYTRIRELSKQDSAGGNGLCSIDEKAVTDCGRLSQLPRGQGTHGRAVPSIWELSDSDQELDSLDPKKQTVLRPTVCVSDRLVQNGSCQAAEESLKPLPLQRKTKCSQEELGKARQRTNERETQKMLQQQERERRKALANRWKAQRPEECLKHIQAVLDPGLLQIEGGGLVLTALQAMECSCVIENQAVPCSITWRRKTGLGQAEEDNWTEEPNLLVLVLLEEFVAMIHNYKQVSMEGPNETLQSFAANVMKKTPGKTLALAVVELEKYFSSHKLKSRKKLQQALQSGSEAQEQSKQRNRRGKANSVPNLSRLDVEEGLVALQLQTGIQVRLLESWKEFADFASTFTKAVAEAPFKRERDKTSFSFCLEGDWIGGMKVDRFGKGLLQVWKRQIQQFNRVSLETANAIVAKYPSPLLLKQAYDTRPSRQERHNLLAEIPVRRGDGVTATTRRVGPELSKRIYLQMTSHNPDLSLDATG, encoded by the exons ATGTCTCCAGAGTTGGGGGACAGTGATGATGAGGAGCTGCCAACCTTTGATTTCCTGAAGCAGCAGCCTCCAAGCATAAAAAGCGttgtccaaactcctcctctagAAGAGAATGTGGTTGTGCTCTGCAGCTCAGACTCGGAAGATTCGTCCGTGGCCTCTCCTGCCTGGAAAAAACCACGTGGCAGCCAGGATTCGGCCAGGGCTCCCACTTGTCTGAAAGCGATAGTGCAGCTCAGCAGcgagagtgaggaggaggaagttatTCCCTTGGCTGAAAGGCTCAAGAGGAAGCTTTTGACGTCTGAGCCTTCCTCCGCTTGTCCTTCGTATACTAGGATCCGGGAACTGAGCAAGCAAGACTCCGCTGGAGGAAACGGACTCTGCTCCATTGATGAGAAAGCGGTCACAGATTGCGGGCGGCTGTCACAGCTACCCAGAGGCCAAGGAACCCACGGAAGGGCTGTACCCAGTATATGGGAACTGTCAGATAGCGACCAGGAACTGGATTCATTGGATCCTAAGAAACAGACTGTGCTTCGCCCGACTGTTTGTGTCTCTGACCGCTTGGTTCAAAATGGCAGCTGTCAGGCGGCAGAGGAAAGCCTGAAACCTTTGCCTCTTCAGAGGAAAACAAAGTGCAGCCAGGAGGAACTGGGCAAAGCCCGGCAGAGGACAAATGAGCGGGAAACCCAGAAGATGCTGCAGCAACAGGAACGAGAGAGGAGGAAGGCCCTTGCTAACCGGTGGAAGGCCCAGAGGCCAGAAGAGTGTCTGAAACACATCCAAGCAGTCCTAGATCCAG GTCTGTTACAGATTGAAGGTGGCGGGCTGGTGCTTACCGCTCTGCAGGCAATGGAGTGCAGCTGTGTGATTGAGAATCAAGCTGTTCCTTGCAGTATCAcctggagaaggaaaactggaCTAGGTCAG GCTGAAGAAGACAACTGGACAGAAGAACCCAACCTTCTAGTCCTAGTTCTGCTAGAAGAATTTGTTGCTATGATCCATAACTATAAACAG GTTAGCATGGAAGGGCCCAATGAGACTCTGCAGAGCTTTGCGGCAAACGTCATGAAGAAAACCCCCGGGAAGACTCTGGCCCTGGCTGTAGTAGAACTAGAAAAATACTTCAG TTCTCACAAGCTCAAGTCACGGAAGAAACTGCAGCAAGCATTGCAGAGTGGCAGTGAGGCCCAGGAGCAGAGCAAACAGAGGAATCGGAGAGGAAAGGCAAATTCCGTCCCAAACCTGTCCAGACTGGACGTGGAAGAA GGCTTGGTGGCTCTGCAGCTTCAGACAGGTATCCAAGTTCGACTCCTCGAGAGCTGGAAGGAGTTTGCCGACTTTGCCAGTACGTTCACCAAGGCTGTGGCAGAAGCTCCATTCAA AAGGGAACGAGATAAAACCAGCTTCTCCTTCTGCCTAGAGGGAGACTGGATCGGGGGGATGAAGGTGGACCGCTTTGGAAAGGGACTGCTGCAAGTTTGGAAGAGACAGATCCAGCAGTTTAACCGGGTCAGCCTAGAGACAGCCAATGCCATCGTGGCCAAATACCCATCTCCTCTACTTCTGAAACAG GCCTATGACACCCGCCCTTCTCGTCAGGAGCGGCACAACCTCCTTGCAGAGATACCTGTCCGTCGTGGCGATGGAGTGACGGCTACTACAAGGCGGGTTGGCCCAGAGCTATCCAAACGGATTTATCTGCAGATGACTTCCCATAACCCTGACCTTTCCCTGGATGCTACTGGGTGA
- the LRRC59 gene encoding leucine-rich repeat-containing protein 59, producing MAKSGGKGVNLKDKLEGNELDLSLCDLNEVPVKELAGLSKATILDLSCNNLTTLPSEFCSLTHLVKLDLSKNQLQQLPSDFGRLVNLQHLDLLNNRLVTLPVSFAQLKNLKWLDLKDNPLEAALAKVAGDCLDEKQCKQAAARVLQHMRAIQSELDREKERKLQLERELEKKREAEQRVREAQERELRKREKAEEKERRRREYDAMRAVKQEMAKKSRKEKDENPKASLSHPSHPPQHKRSWSRVLLKMLLFLLFGALSTLAVCKVTELQHQPICVRVNMLYEEALSLLQSREILQNVLQPNTQQS from the exons ATGGCAAAATCTGGAGGAAAAGGAGTGAATCTAAAAGACAAACTGGAGGGCAATGAGTTGGACTTGAGCTTGTGTGACCTGAATGAGGTGCCAGTGAAAGAACTG GCAGGGCTTTCCAAGGCTACCATTTTAGATTTGTCCTGTAACAACCTTACTACTTTGCCA TCAGAATTCTGCAGCTTGACCCACCTGGTGAAATTGGACCTTAGTAAAAACCAGCTTCagcaactgccttcggactttgGTCGCTTGGTCAACTTGCAACACCTGGACCTTCTGAACAATCGATTGGTTACCTTGCCAGTCAGTTTTGCACAACTCAAG AACCTGAAGTGGCTGGATCTGAAGGACAACCCTCTGGAGGCTGCCCTGGCGAAGGTAGCGGGGGATTGCTTGGATGAAAAGCAATGTAAACAGGCTGCTGCCAGG GTACTCCAGCATATGAGGGCCATCCAATCTGAGCTGGATCGTGAGAAGGAACGAAAACTACAGTTAGAGCGAG AGCTGGAGAAGAAGCGTGAAGCAGAGCAGCGAGTGAGGGAAGCCCAAGAGAGGGAACTCCGGAAGCGGGAAAAGGCTGAAGAGAAAGAACGGCGAAGGCGGGAGTATGATGCTATGAGAGCGGTAAAGCAGGAAATGGCAAAAAAATCAAGGAAAGAAAAAGACGAGAATCCaa AGGCCTCGCTTTCccatccatcccacccaccccagcacaAACGGTCCTGGTCCAGAGTCCTATTGAAGATGCTGCTGTTCCTGCTGTTTGGTGCCCTCAGTACTCTGGCTGTCTGTAAGGTTACAGAGCTGCAGCACCAGCCCATATGCGTCCGTGTGAACATGCTCTATGAGGAGGCGCTGTCCCTTTTGCAAAGCCGCGAAATCCTTCAGAACGTACTGCAGCCGAACACCCAGCAGTCCTGA